A single window of Syngnathus acus chromosome 23, fSynAcu1.2, whole genome shotgun sequence DNA harbors:
- the xpot gene encoding exportin-T, which yields MACQSAAAAMDEQALLGLNPNADAPYRQRALAYFEQLKESHDAWEVCAQALAKGLYSDDHVKFFCFQVLEYQVKFRHGGLSGGQRQLIRETLMKWLQRQLLSAQPEKIFVRNKAAQVLALTFVAEYPALWPDFFFDILALVGLDPRGVDIYLRTLMAVDGEVVDRDVLHAPEETRRNTLIKDAMREQCIPNLVESWFQILHTYQRSHPELTCQCLEVVGAYVSWIDLGLIANQRFVDLLLSHMSVEELREEACDCLLEIVNKGMDPADKTKLVESLAQVLQSAGFFCVEQEEDVDFLAKFSRLVNGMGQSLVLSWSKLAKAGSADEAGAALRALEAKVALVLRLLAHPDDDISANVVAFCYEYLQVLKQLPELSHGQKSNMEAIMLAVVKKLTYDDEYNFDNEGEDEAMFVEYRKQLKMLLDRLAQVSPELVLDSVRRVFADTMGKWQSASFKEVEVAIRLLYMLGEALPASHGAHFSGDAVKSGALQDMMATLVTCGVSDYGHTSVTLEFFETVVRYDKFFTVEPQHIPGVLMAFLDQRGLRHNSPKVRSRVAYLFSRFVKTLHKHMTSFIEDILTQIQDLLELAPPDKTFPAPLTSDDQLFIFEAAGVLIVSSESPAERKRALMRSLLAPLVDAFRLLLDKLSLETDEETQAAVADCLSHAVGFVSRTSKAFSNKQTVKQCGCTEVYRDCLHAFLPALSCPVQREALRSCVRSFLHRMIICMEEEVLPFVPAASEHMLKDCEAKDLQEFIPLISQITTKFKRQVSPFLQQVFMPLVLAIFEALARPADANDQAAALEKQMLRRSYFSFVHTVAGSGMSEVLANQGAENVERVLFTLIQGAVDFPDPIAQKTCFAVLARLVELWGGKAGMTGFRDFTYKHIVPACFLAPLKPTFDLSDAQTVLTLAEVAVTLKMVFVQQGPELLEFLQRDYLPSLHVCPDVAQELCHVLQQPDVKVLKTYLKMFFQRTGP from the exons ATGGCTTGTCagtctgccgccgccgccatggaCGAGCAGGCCCTGCTGGGGCTCAACCCCAATGCTGACGCACCCTACCGCCAGAGG GCTCTGGCGTACTTTGAGCAGCTCAAGGAGTCGCACGACGCCTGGGAGGTGTGTGCGCAGGCCCTCGCAAAAGGGCTCTACAG CGATGACCACGTCAAGTTCTTTTGCTTCCAAGTTTTGGAGTATCAGGTGAAGTTCAG ACACGGCGGGCTGAGCGGCGGCCAGCGGCAGCTCATCCGAGAGACGCTGATGAAGTGGCTGCAACGTCAG CTGCTGAGCGCGCAGCCCGAGAAGATCTTTGTGCGCAACAAAGCGGCGCAGGTGTTGGCGCTGACCTTCGTGGCCGAGTACCCGGCGCTGTGGCCCGACTTCTTCTTTGACATCCTGGCGCTGGTGGGCCTGGATCCCCGCGGCGTCGACATCTACCTGCGCACGCTCATGGCCGTCGACGGCGAGGTGGTCGACAGGGACGTCCTGCACGCGCCCGAG GAGACTCGGCGGAACACGTTGATCAAGGACGCCATGCGGGAGCAGTGCATCCCCAACCTGGTGGAGTCCTGGTTCCAGATCCTGCACACGTACCAGCGCAGCCACCCTGAGCTGACCTGCCAGTGCCTGGAAGTGGTGGGTGCCTACGTCTCCTGGATCGACCTGGGCCTCATCGCCAACCAACG GTTCGTGGACCTGCTGCTGAGCCACATGTCGGTGGAGGAGCTGCGCGAGGAGGCCTGCGACTGCCTCCTGGAGATCGTCAACAAGGGCATGGACCCCGCCGACAAAACCAAGCTGGTGGAGTCGCTGGCGCAAGTGCTGCAGTCGGCCGGCTTCTTCTGCGTGGAGCAG GAGGAGGACGTGGACTTCCTGGCCAAGTTCTCGCGTCTGGTCAACGGGATGGGCCAGAGTCTGGTCCTGAGCTGGAGCAAGCTGGCCAAGGCGGGCAGCGCCGATGAGGCCGGCGCCGCGCTCCGGGCCCTGGAGGCCAAGGTGGCGCTGGTGCTGCGCCTCCTAGCGCACCCCGACGACGACATCTCCGCCAACGTGGTGGCCTTCTGCTACGAGTACCTGCAAGTCCTCAAGCAG CTGCCCGAGCTCAGCCACGGTCAGAAGAGCAACATGGAG GCCATCATGCTGGCCGTGGTCAAGAAGTTGACGTATGACGACGAGTACAACTTTGACAACGAG ggCGAGGACGAGGCCATGTTTGTGGAGTACAGGAAGCAGCTGAAGATGCTCCTGGACCGCCTGGCCCAGGTGTCCCCCGAGCTGGTCCTGGACTCAGTTCGCCGTGTCTTTGCCGACACCATGGG CAAGTGGCAGAGCGCCTCCTTCAAGGAGGTGGAGGTGGCCATCCGACTGCTGTACATGCTGGGAGAAGCTCTGCCCGCCTCGCACGGGGCACACTTCTCGGGAGACGCCGTCAAGAGCGGAGCGCTGCAGGACATGATGGCCACG TTGGTCACGTGCGGCGTGAGCGATTACGGGCACACGTCGGTGACCCTGGAATTCTTCGAGACGGTCGTCCGATACGACAAATTCTTCACGGTGGAGCCCCAGCACATTCCTGGCGTCTTG ATGGCTTTTCTGGACCAGCGAGGACTGAGACACAACAGTCCCAAAGTCCGCAGTCGAGTAGCCTACCTTTTCTCGCGTTTCGTCAAAACACTCCA CAAACACATGACCTCGTTCATCGAGGACATCTTGACCCAGATCCAGGACCTCCTGGAGCTGGCTCCTCCC GACAAGACGTTCCCGGCGCCGCTGACCAGCGACGACCAGCTCTTCATCTTCGAGGCGGCGGGCGTGCTGATCGTGAGCAGCGAGAGTCCGGCGGAGAGGAAGCGGGCGCTGATGCGCAGCCTGCTGGCGCCGCTCGTGGACGCCTTCCGGTTGCTGCTGGACAAGCTCTCCCTGGAGACGGACGAGGAGACGCAGGCGGCCGTCGCCGACTGCCTCAGCCACGCCGTCGGCTTCGTCAG TCGCACCAGCAAGGCCTTCAGCAACAAGCAGACGGTGAAGCAGTGCGGCTGCACCGAAGTCTACCGGGACTGCCTGCACGCCTTCCTGCCGGCGCTGAGCTGCCCCGTCCAGCGGGAGGCGCTGCGCAGCTGCGTGCGCTCCTTCCTGCACCGCATGATCATCTgcatggaggaggaggtgctgCCCTTCGTCCCCGCCGCCTCTGAGCACATGCTCAAGGACTGCGAGGCCAAAGACCTGCAGGAGTTCATCCCGCTCATCAGCCAGATCACCACCAAGTTCAAA CGGCAGGTGTCCCCCTTTCTCCAGCAGGTCTTCATGCCGCTGGTGCTGGCCATCTTCGAGGCGCTGGCGCGGCCCGCCGACGCCAACGACCAGGCGGCCGCCCTGGAGAAGCAGATGCTGCGCAGGAGCTACTTCTCCTTCGTCCACACGGTCGCCGGCAGCGGCATGAGCGAGGTTCTGGCCAACCAGGGTGCGGAGAACGTCGAGCGGGTACTCTTCACTCTCATCCAGGGAGCCGTGGACTTCCCCGACCCCATCGCGCAGAAGACCTGCTTCGCCGTGCTCGCCAGGCTGGTGGAGCTCTGGG GGGGCAAGGCGGGCATGACGGGCTTCCGGGACTTCACCTACAAACACATTGTTCCCGCCTGCTTCTTGGCTCCTCTCAAGCCGACCTTTGACCTGTCAGACGCGCAGACCGTGCTG ACCTTGGCCGAGGTCGCCGTGACGCTGAAGATGGTCTTCGTCCAGCAG GGTCCTGAACTGTTGGAGTTCCTGCAGCGAGACTACCTCCCGTCGCTTCACGTGTGTCCGGACGTGGCGCAG gagCTTTGTCACGTCCTGCAGCAGCCCGACGTCAAAGTCCTCAAGACCTACTTGAAG ATGTTCTTCCAGCGAACCGGGCCGTAG
- the rpl18a gene encoding 60S ribosomal protein L18a → MKASGTLREYKVIGRLLPSPKNPTPPLYRMRIFAPNHVVAKSRFWYFVSQLRKMKKASGETVYCGLVHEKTPLKVKNFGIWLRYDSRSGTHNMYREYRDLTTSGAVTQCYRDMGARHRARAHSIQIMKVQVIAANKCRRPAIKQFHNSKIKFPLPHRVLRRQHKPRFTTKRPNTFF, encoded by the exons ATGAAGGCGTCCGGCACT CTGCGAGAGTACAAGGTGATCGGGCGTCTGCTGCCGTCGCCCAAGAACCCGACCCCCCCGCTGTACCGCATGCGCATCTTCGCCCCCAACCACGTGGTGGCCAAGTCTCGCTTCTGGTACTTTGTGTCCCAACTGAGAAAGATGAAGAAGGCGTCCGGCGAGACCGTCTACTGCGGACTG GTCCACGAGAAGACGCCCCTGAAGGTGAAGAACTTTGGCATCTGGCTGCGTTACGACTCGCGCAGCGGCACGCACAACATGTACCGCGAGTACCGAGACCTCACCACCTCTGGAGCCGTCACCCAGTGCT ACCGCGACATGGGCGCCCGGCACCGCGCCCGCGCCCACTCTATCCAGATCATGAAGGTCCAGGTGATTGCAGCAAACAAGTGCCGCAGGCCCGCCATCAAGCAGTTCCAC AACTCCAAGATCAAGTTCCCGCTGCCCCACCGGGTCCTGCGCCGCCAGCACAAACCGCGCTTCACCACCAAGAGACCAAACACCTTCTTCTGA
- the rtcb gene encoding RNA-splicing ligase RtcB homolog: MSRNYNDELQYLDKIDTNCWRIKKGFVPNMKVEGIFYVNEPLEKLMFEELRNACRGGGVGGFLPAMKQIGNVAALPGIVNKSIGLPDVHSGYGFAIGNMAAFDMDDPDAVVSPGGVGFDINCGVRLLRTNLDERDVQPVKEQLAQSLFDHIPVGVGSKGVIPMGAKDLEEALEMGVDWSLREGYAWAEDKEHCEEYGRMLQADPNKVSSKAKKRGLPQLGTLGAGNHYAEIQVVDEIYDDYAAKKMGVDRKGQVCVMIHSGSRGLGHQVATDALVAMEKAMKRDRIAVNDRQLACARITSQEGQDYLKGMAAAGNYAWVNRSSMTFLTRQAFSKVFQSTPDDLDMHVIYDVSHNIAKVEEHMVDGRQRTLLVHRKGSTRAFPPHHPLIPVDYQLTGQPVLIGGTMGTCSYVLTGTERGMTNTFGTTCHGAGRALSRAKSRRNLDFQDVLDQLADKGIAIRVASPKLVMEEAPESYKNVTDVVDTCHEAGISRKAIKLRPIAVIKG; the protein is encoded by the exons ATGAGTAGAAATTACAACGACGAGTTGCAATATTTGGACAAGATTGACACCAACTGCTGGAGAATAAAAAAGGGCTTTGTTCCCAACATGAAG GTGGAAGGAATCTTCTACGTCAACGAGCCTCTAGAAAAATTGATGTTTGAGGAGCTGCGGAATGCGTGTCGAGGAGGAG GTGTGGGTGGATTCCTTCCAGCCATGAAACAGATCGGAAACGTGGCGGCCCTGCCCGGGATAGTCAAC AAATCCATTGGCCTCCCAGACGTCCACTCGGGTTACGGCTTCGCCATCGGGAACATGGCTGCCTTTGACATGGACGACCCGGACGCGGTGGTGTCTCCGG GAGGCGTGGGCTTCGACATCAACTGCGGCGTGCGTCTGCTGAGGACCAACCTGGATGAGCGAGATGTGCAGCCCGTCAAGGAGCAGCTGGCGCAATCGCTCTTTGACCACATCCCCGTCGGCGTCGGCTCCAAAGGCGTCATCCCCATGGGGGCCAA GGACCTGGAGGAGGCGCTGGAGATGGGGGTGGACTGGTCGCTGCGCGAGGGCTACGCTTGGGCCGAGGACAAGGAGCACTGCGAGGAGTACGGCAGGATGCTGCAGGCCGACCCCAACAAGGTCTCGTCCAAGGCCAAGAAGCGGGGCCTGCCCCAG ctgGGAACGCTGGGAGCGGGAAACCACTACGCCGAGATCCAGGTGGTTGACGAGATCTACGACGACTACGCGGCCAAGAAGATGGGCGTGGACCGCAAGGGGCAGGTGTGCGTCATGATCCACAGCGGCAGCAGAGGCCTCGGTCATCAGGTGGCCACAG ATGCGCTGGTGGCCATGGAGAAGGCCATGAAGCGTGACAGGATCGCCGTCAACGACCGGCAGCTGGCATGCGCTCGCATCACGTCGCAGGAAGGACAGGACTACCTGAAGGGAATGGCCGCCGCCGGCAATTACGCCTGGGTCAATCGCTCGTCCATGACCTTCCTCACCAGGCAG GCCTTCTCCAAAGTGTTCCAGAGCACGCCGGACGACCTGGACATGCACGTCATCTACGACGTGTCGCACAACATCGCCAAGGTGGAGGAGCACATGGTGGACGGACGCCAGCGCACCCTGCTGGTGCACCGCAAGGGCTCCACGCGCGCCTTCCCGCCCCACCACCCGCTCATCCCCGTCGACTACCAg TTGACGGGCCAGCCGGTCCTGATCGGGGGAACCATGGGCACGTGCAGCTACGTCCTCACCGGCACCGAGCGCGGCATGACCAACACCTTCGGAACCACATGTCACGGAgcg GGTCGAGCTCTGTCCCGGGCCAAATCCCGCCGCAATCTGGACTTCCAGGACGTTCTGGACCAGCTGGCTGACAAAGGCATCGCCATCCGGGTGGCGTCCCCCAAACTGGTCATGGAGGAG GCTCCCGAGTCGTACAAAAACGTGACGGATGTGGTGGACACGTGCCACGAGGCCGGCATCAGCAGGAAGGCCATCAAACTGAGGCCCATTGCCGTCATCAAAGGATAA
- the LOC119117119 gene encoding potassium voltage-gated channel subfamily A member 5, with protein sequence MEVALVSLQENGGANNGEQQQLHSALMDDLGKEVNAPRQQQQQQQQQQQQQQQQQQQQQQQQREQAPPTQAPAWRINDMNSTLSSSENAMDALLRADHSPHVFDDELLDLDADSNERVLINIAGLRYETQLGTLNQFPDTLLGDPAKRIKYFDPLRNEYFFDRNRPSFDGILYFYQSGGKIRRPVNVSIDVFADEIRFYQLGEEAMERFREDEGFIKEEEKPLPRNEFQKQVWLIFEYPESSSPARGIAIVSVLVITISIITFCLETLPEFRDERELGGRPDNGTAARRPSLTFSDPFFIIETTCVIWFTFELFVRFFACPSKSEFSKTVMNIIDIMSIMPYFITLGTELAEQGQEHPNGQQAMSLAILRVIRLVRVFRIFKLSRHSKGLQILGQTLKASMRELGLLIFFLFIGVILFSSAVYFAEADEPESHFSSIPDAFWWAVVTMTTVGYGDMRPVTVGGKIVGSLCAIAGVLTIALPVPVIVSNFNYFYHRETDQDQSSLKDEPEAKAAPAEPAGSKGSPVKGKAAEANSGLDLKSSLYAFCLDTRETDL encoded by the exons ATGGAGGTGGCTCTGGTGAGCCTGCAGGAGAACGGCGGAGCCAACAACGGAGAGCAGCAGCAACTCCACTCGGCGCTCATGGATGACTTGGGCAAGGAGGTGAACGCTCCccgtcagcagcagcagcagcagcagcagcagcagcagcagcagcagcagcagcagcagcagcagcagcagcagcagcgggagCAAGCTCCCCCCACGCAGGCTCCCGCCTGGAGGATCAACGACATGAACAGCACGCTGAGCAGCAGCGAGAACGCCATGGACGCGCTGCTGCGCGCCGACCACAGCCCGCACGTGTTTGACGACGAGCTCCTGGACCTGGACGCCGACAGCAACGAGCGTGTGCTCATCAACATCGCCGGCCTGCGCTACGAGACGCAGCTGGGCACCCTTAACCAGTTCCCCGACACGCTGCTGGGCGACCCGGCCAAGCGGATCAAGTACTTTGACCCGCTGCGCAACGAGTACTTCTTCGACCGCAACCGGCCCAGCTTCGACGGCATCCTCTACTTCTACCAGTCGGGCGGCAAGATCCGCCGGCCAGTCAACGTGTCCATCGACGTGTTTGCCGACGAGATCCGCTTCTACCAGTTGGGCGAGGAGGCCATGGAGCGCTTCCGCGAGGACGAGGGCTTCatcaaggaggaggagaagccgCTGCCGCGGAACGAGTTCCAGAAGCAG GTGTGGCTGATCTTCGAGTACCCGGAGAGCTCGAGCCCGGCGCGCGGCATCGCCATCGTGTCGGTGCTGGTCATCACCATCTCCATCATCACCTTCTGCCTGGAGACGCTGCCCGAGTTCCGGGACGAGCGCGAGCTGGGCGGGCGCCCCGACAACGGCACGGCGGCCCGGCGGCCCTCGCTGACCTTCAGCGACCCCTTCTTCATCATCGAGACCACCTGCGTCATCTGGTTCACCTTTGAGCTCTTTGTGCGCTTCTTCGCCTGCCCCAGCAAGTCCGAGTTCTCCAAGACGGTGATGAACATCATCGACATCATGTCCATCATGCCCTACTTCATCACGCTGGGCACCGAGCTGGCCGAGCAGGGCCAGGAGCACCCCAACGGCCAGCAGGCCATGTCGCTGGCCATCCTGCGCGTCATCCGCCTGGTGCGCGTCTTCCGCATCTTCAAGCTGTCGCGCCACTCCAAGGGCCTGCAGATCCTGGGCCAGACGCTCAAGGCCAGCATGCGCGAGCTGGGCCTGctcatcttcttcctcttcatcgGCGTCATCCTCTTCTCCAGCGCCGTCTACTTCGCCGAGGCCGACGAGCCCGAGTCGCACTTCTCCAGCATCCCCGACGCCTTCTGGTGGGCTGTGGTCACCATGACCACGGTGGGCTACGGCGACATGCGCCCCGTCACCGTGGGCGGCAAGATCGTGGGCTCGCTCTGCGCCATCGCCGGCGTGCTGACCATCGCGCTGCCCGTGCCCGTCATCGTCTCCAACTTCAACTACTTCTACCACCGCGAGACCGACCAGGACCAGTCGTCGCTCAAGGATGAGCCCGAGGCCAAGGCGGCGCCGGCTGAGCCGGCGGGGAGCAAAGGCTCGCCCGTCAAGGGCAAGGCGGCCGAGGCCAACAGCGGCTTGGACCTGAAAAGCTCTCTGTACGCCTTCTGCCTGGACACGCGGGAAACCGACTTGTAG
- the LOC119117121 gene encoding uncharacterized protein LOC119117121 isoform X1: MQMKSGGGRCRAERQDEKRHVNISCARDVRRRTGRAWREPAQARPAWKRSSGRERRGWGAAVAMATEASFPQVGRTQFSLSLHGFLSSLFLCPSVSYAHSLPPSPKMTFSFLFGLFWCVVTLALSLPSPSSLSLCPLYAPLWLCFPLSVLLSSLYLCGSLAVCLPVLVSLSCSIYSNVSPFFCLPLSLSLHSAKSMSALRRAQPPHPTSLPPSLLAVILLVVLSSTVCFSRAGQQPPCAEGAPPFFLPSFLPSFLSPRPSFPPRRSRGAPARDEEEAPMPQCGRRRAARGPIVGRRRRESDTRATQRHEYFMPPGAERIQQICRP; encoded by the exons ATGCAAATGAAGAGCGGCGGCGGGCGATGTCGCGCAGAGAGGCAAGACGAGAAGCGGCACGTGAATATTTCAT GTGCGCGTGACGTTAGGCGAAGAACCGGCCGGGCCTGGCGTGAGCCCGCTCAGGCGCGGCCAGCGTGGAAACGCTCCTCTGGAAGGGAAAGGAGGGGATGGGGGGCTgccgttgccatggcgacagaGGCAAGCTTTCCTCAAGTGGGAAGGACGCAATTCTCACTTTCTCTCCATGGttttctttcctctctttttctctgtcCTTCTGTCTCTTATGCACACtcactccccccctcccccaagatgactttctcttttctttttggcttGTTTTGGTGTGTTGTCACTCTGGCGCTGTCACTCCCCTCTccctct tctctctctctctgtcctcTTTACGCCCCCCTGTGGCTTTGTTTTCCTCTGTCCGTCCTTCTGTCCTCCCTCTACCTGTGTGGATCCCTCGCTGTCTGTCTGCCCGTTttggtctctctctcttgctctatTTATAGCAATGTCTCCCCCTTTTTctgcctccctctctctctttctctccatAGCGCCAAAAGCATGTCTGCATTGCGTCGAGcccaacccccccaccccacctccctccctccctccctccttgccGTCATCCTCCTGGTCGTCCTCAGCAGCACAGTATGCTTCAGCCGAGCCGGCCAACAGCCACCTTGCGCTGAAGGAGCGCctcctttcttccttccttccttccttccttccttcctttctcctCGGCCGTCTTTTCCTCCTCGCCGCTCTCGCGGCGCTCCCGCCCGCGACGAGGAGGAGGCGCCGATGCCGCAGTGCGGGCGCCGGCGGGCGGCACGCGGCCCCATCGTCGGGCGGCGTCGGCGGGAAAGCGACACCCGCGCGACGCAGCgccatgaatatttcatgCCGCCCGGAGCCGAGCGCATCCAGCAGATCTGCCGCCCGTGA
- the kcna1b gene encoding potassium voltage-gated channel subfamily A member 1 has protein sequence MTVASGDNADESATLPGHGQDEACDGHECCERVVINVSGLRFETQLKTLAHFPDTLLGNPEKRMRYFDPLRNEYFFDRNRPSFDAILYYYQSGGRLRRPVNVPLDMFSEEIKFYQLGAEAMEKFREDEGFIREEERPLPDKEFQRQIWLLFEHPESSGPARGIAIVSVMVILISIVIFCLETLPELKEDAGERRRAATAPANATARQHGAGGDVLAADPFFMVETLCIIWFSFELLVRFFACPSKTAFFRNMMNSIDVVSIIPYFITLGTETADESGGGEQATSLAILRVIRLVRVFRIFKLSRHSKGLQILGQTLKASMRELGLLIFFLFIGVILFSSAVYFAEAEEKESYFTSIPDAFWWAVVSMTTVGYGDMYPVTIGGKIVGSLCAIAGVLTIALPVPVIVSNFNYFYHRETDGEEQAQLLQVSRSAADPDDASSPLAQSQRADNSIDNLRDANLRTANCVDSAKMRTDV, from the coding sequence ATGACGGTGGCGTCGGGCGACAACGCGGACGAGAGCGCCACCCTGCCGGGTCACGGGCAGGACGAGGCGTGCGATGGGCACGAGTGCTGCGAGCGCGTGGTCATCAATGTGTCGGGGCTTCGCTTCGAGACGCAGCTCAAGACGTTGGCGCACTTCCCGGACACGCTGCTGGGGAACCCCGAGAAGAGGATGCGCTACTTCGACCCGCTGCGCAACGAGTACTTCTTCGACCGCAACCGGCCCAGCTTCGACGCCATCCTCTACTACTACCAGTCGGGCGGCCGGCTGAGGCGCCCCGTCAACGTGCCGCTGGACATGTTCTCGGAGGAGATCAAGTTTTACCAACTGGGCgccgaggccatggagaagtTTCGCGAGGACGAGGGCTTCATCCGCGAGGAGGAGCGCCCCTTGCCGGACAAGGAGTTCCAGCGGCAGATCTGGCTGCTCTTTGAGCACCCGGAGAGCTCGGGCCCGGCGCGAGGCATCGCCATCGTGTCCGTCATGGTCATCCTCATCTCCATCGTCATCTTCTGCCTGGAGACGCTGCCCGAGCTGAAGGAGGACGCGGGCGAGCGGCGGCGAGCGGCGACCGCGCCGGCCAACGCCACGGCCCGGCAGCACGGCGCGGGCGGCGACGTCCTGGCGGCCGACCCCTTCTTCATGGTGGAGACGCTGTGCATCATCTGGTTCTCCTTTGAGCTCCTGGTGCGCTTCTTCGCCTGCCCCAGCAAGACGGCCTTCTTCCGCAACATGATGAACTCCATCGACGTGGTGTCCATCATCCCCTACTTCATCACGCTGGGGACGGAGACGGCCGACGAGTCGGGCGGCGGCGAGCAGGCCACGTCGCTGGCCATCCTGCGCGTCATCCGCCTGGTGCGCGTCTTCCGCATCTTCAAGCTGTCGCGCCACTCCAAGGGCCTGCAGATCCTGGGCCAGACGCTCAAGGCCAGCATGCGCGAGCTGGGCCTGctcatcttcttcctcttcatcgGCGTCATCCTCTTCTCCAGCGCCGTCTACTTCGCCGAGGCCGAGGAGAAGGAGTCCTACTTCACCAGCATCCCCGACGCCTTCTGGTGGGCTGTGGTGTCCATGACCACGGTGGGCTACGGCGACATGTACCCCGTCACCATCGGCGGCAAGATCGTGGGCTCGCTCTGCGCCATCGCCGGCGTGCTGACCATCGCGCTGCCCGTGCCCGTCATCGTCTCCAACTTCAACTACTTCTACCACCGCGAGACGGACGGCGAGGAGCAGGCGCAGCTGCTCCAGGTCAGCCGCTCGGCGGCCGACCCCGACGACGCCTCCTCGCCGCTCGCCCAGTCCCAGCGCGCCGACAACAGCATCGACAACTTGCGCGACGCCAACCTGCGGACCGCCAACTGCGTGGACTCCGCCAAGATGCGGACGGACGTGTGA
- the LOC119117121 gene encoding uncharacterized protein LOC119117121 isoform X2 has protein sequence MLRVPIQFLWMQTGMETLTMATGARDVRRRTGRAWREPAQARPAWKRSSGRERRGWGAAVAMATEASFPQVGRTQFSLSLHGFLSSLFLCPSVSYAHSLPPSPKMTFSFLFGLFWCVVTLALSLPSPSSLSLCPLYAPLWLCFPLSVLLSSLYLCGSLAVCLPVLVSLSCSIYSNVSPFFCLPLSLSLHSAKSMSALRRAQPPHPTSLPPSLLAVILLVVLSSTVCFSRAGQQPPCAEGAPPFFLPSFLPSFLSPRPSFPPRRSRGAPARDEEEAPMPQCGRRRAARGPIVGRRRRESDTRATQRHEYFMPPGAERIQQICRP, from the exons ATGTTGCGTGTGCCCATCCAGTTTCTCTGGATGCAAACTGGGATGGAGACgctcaccatggcaacag GTGCGCGTGACGTTAGGCGAAGAACCGGCCGGGCCTGGCGTGAGCCCGCTCAGGCGCGGCCAGCGTGGAAACGCTCCTCTGGAAGGGAAAGGAGGGGATGGGGGGCTgccgttgccatggcgacagaGGCAAGCTTTCCTCAAGTGGGAAGGACGCAATTCTCACTTTCTCTCCATGGttttctttcctctctttttctctgtcCTTCTGTCTCTTATGCACACtcactccccccctcccccaagatgactttctcttttctttttggcttGTTTTGGTGTGTTGTCACTCTGGCGCTGTCACTCCCCTCTccctct tctctctctctctgtcctcTTTACGCCCCCCTGTGGCTTTGTTTTCCTCTGTCCGTCCTTCTGTCCTCCCTCTACCTGTGTGGATCCCTCGCTGTCTGTCTGCCCGTTttggtctctctctcttgctctatTTATAGCAATGTCTCCCCCTTTTTctgcctccctctctctctttctctccatAGCGCCAAAAGCATGTCTGCATTGCGTCGAGcccaacccccccaccccacctccctccctccctccctccttgccGTCATCCTCCTGGTCGTCCTCAGCAGCACAGTATGCTTCAGCCGAGCCGGCCAACAGCCACCTTGCGCTGAAGGAGCGCctcctttcttccttccttccttccttccttccttcctttctcctCGGCCGTCTTTTCCTCCTCGCCGCTCTCGCGGCGCTCCCGCCCGCGACGAGGAGGAGGCGCCGATGCCGCAGTGCGGGCGCCGGCGGGCGGCACGCGGCCCCATCGTCGGGCGGCGTCGGCGGGAAAGCGACACCCGCGCGACGCAGCgccatgaatatttcatgCCGCCCGGAGCCGAGCGCATCCAGCAGATCTGCCGCCCGTGA